The Struthio camelus isolate bStrCam1 chromosome 14, bStrCam1.hap1, whole genome shotgun sequence genome has a window encoding:
- the CARD19 gene encoding caspase recruitment domain-containing protein 19 isoform X5, producing MRYKTYQSYCVRLQHDMYFLTSNSRLNEQVVDKIILQLNRVYPQILTDAEAEKFRNPKASLQTRLSALLKHLQKKGERHCQEFYRALQINAEQLYNDLPSRKVLKTTDSTEVDTDKEKCPVFFLACFSVAAGFALFWYCWDSDTKVLGRARRILGFSPIIIGRHVRKICMLYLEDLSRN from the exons ATCAGTCGTACTGTGTTCGGCTGCAACACGACATGTATTTTCTTACGAGCAACAGCCGACTGAATGAGCAAGTGGTGGATAAAATTATTCTTCAGCTTAATAGAGTCTACCCCCAAATTCTCACCGACGCCGAAGCGGAAAAG TTCAGGAATCCCAAGGCGTCGCTCCAAACCAGGCTCTCAGCTTTGCTAAAGCACCttcaaaagaaaggagagagacacTGTCAGGAGTTTTACAGGGCTCTGCAGATCAATGCCGAACAGCTGTATAACGACCTGCCAAGCAGGAAAGTCTTAA aaaCCACAGATTCCACAGAGGTAGACACTGACAAGGAGAAAT gtCCAGtgtttttccttgcttgttttaGCGTTGCTGCAGGATTTGCCTTATTTTGGTACTGCTGGGACTCAG ATACCAAAGTCCTAGGAAGAGCCAGGAGAATCTTGGGCTTTTCTCCTATTATCATAGGAAGACATGTTCGAAAGATTTGTATGTTGTATTTGGAAGACTTATCAAGGAATTAA
- the CARD19 gene encoding caspase recruitment domain-containing protein 19 isoform X1 → MRYKTYQSYCVRLQHDMYFLTSNSRLNEQVVDKIILQLNRVYPQILTDAEAEKFRNPKASLQTRLSALLKHLQKKGERHCQEFYRALQINAEQLYNDLPSRKVLKTTDSTEVDTDKEKCMLNDRGKYMPTVSLDGMAFQIKMQFILSCPVFFLACFSVAAGFALFWYCWDSDTKVLGRARRILGFSPIIIGRHVRKICMLYLEDLSRN, encoded by the exons ATCAGTCGTACTGTGTTCGGCTGCAACACGACATGTATTTTCTTACGAGCAACAGCCGACTGAATGAGCAAGTGGTGGATAAAATTATTCTTCAGCTTAATAGAGTCTACCCCCAAATTCTCACCGACGCCGAAGCGGAAAAG TTCAGGAATCCCAAGGCGTCGCTCCAAACCAGGCTCTCAGCTTTGCTAAAGCACCttcaaaagaaaggagagagacacTGTCAGGAGTTTTACAGGGCTCTGCAGATCAATGCCGAACAGCTGTATAACGACCTGCCAAGCAGGAAAGTCTTAA aaaCCACAGATTCCACAGAGGTAGACACTGACAAGGAGAAATGTATGCTAAATGACAGGGGTAAATACATGCCTACCGTGTCACTGGATGGAATGGCTTTTCAGATTaagatgcaatttattttatcat gtCCAGtgtttttccttgcttgttttaGCGTTGCTGCAGGATTTGCCTTATTTTGGTACTGCTGGGACTCAG ATACCAAAGTCCTAGGAAGAGCCAGGAGAATCTTGGGCTTTTCTCCTATTATCATAGGAAGACATGTTCGAAAGATTTGTATGTTGTATTTGGAAGACTTATCAAGGAATTAA
- the CARD19 gene encoding caspase recruitment domain-containing protein 19 isoform X8, with translation MADQSYCVRLQHDMYFLTSNSRLNEQVVDKIILQLNRVYPQILTDAEAEKFRNPKASLQTRLSALLKHLQKKGERHCQEFYRALQINAEQLYNDLPSRKVLSPVFFLACFSVAAGFALFWYCWDSDTKVLGRARRILGFSPIIIGRHVRKICMLYLEDLSRN, from the exons ATCAGTCGTACTGTGTTCGGCTGCAACACGACATGTATTTTCTTACGAGCAACAGCCGACTGAATGAGCAAGTGGTGGATAAAATTATTCTTCAGCTTAATAGAGTCTACCCCCAAATTCTCACCGACGCCGAAGCGGAAAAG TTCAGGAATCCCAAGGCGTCGCTCCAAACCAGGCTCTCAGCTTTGCTAAAGCACCttcaaaagaaaggagagagacacTGTCAGGAGTTTTACAGGGCTCTGCAGATCAATGCCGAACAGCTGTATAACGACCTGCCAAGCAGGAAAGTCTTAA gtCCAGtgtttttccttgcttgttttaGCGTTGCTGCAGGATTTGCCTTATTTTGGTACTGCTGGGACTCAG ATACCAAAGTCCTAGGAAGAGCCAGGAGAATCTTGGGCTTTTCTCCTATTATCATAGGAAGACATGTTCGAAAGATTTGTATGTTGTATTTGGAAGACTTATCAAGGAATTAA
- the CARD19 gene encoding caspase recruitment domain-containing protein 19 isoform X7: protein MRYKTYQSYCVRLQHDMYFLTSNSRLNEQVVDKIILQLNRVYPQILTDAEAEKFRNPKASLQTRLSALLKHLQKKGERHCQEFYRALQINAEQLYNDLPSRKVLSPVFFLACFSVAAGFALFWYCWDSDTKVLGRARRILGFSPIIIGRHVRKICMLYLEDLSRN, encoded by the exons ATCAGTCGTACTGTGTTCGGCTGCAACACGACATGTATTTTCTTACGAGCAACAGCCGACTGAATGAGCAAGTGGTGGATAAAATTATTCTTCAGCTTAATAGAGTCTACCCCCAAATTCTCACCGACGCCGAAGCGGAAAAG TTCAGGAATCCCAAGGCGTCGCTCCAAACCAGGCTCTCAGCTTTGCTAAAGCACCttcaaaagaaaggagagagacacTGTCAGGAGTTTTACAGGGCTCTGCAGATCAATGCCGAACAGCTGTATAACGACCTGCCAAGCAGGAAAGTCTTAA gtCCAGtgtttttccttgcttgttttaGCGTTGCTGCAGGATTTGCCTTATTTTGGTACTGCTGGGACTCAG ATACCAAAGTCCTAGGAAGAGCCAGGAGAATCTTGGGCTTTTCTCCTATTATCATAGGAAGACATGTTCGAAAGATTTGTATGTTGTATTTGGAAGACTTATCAAGGAATTAA
- the CARD19 gene encoding caspase recruitment domain-containing protein 19 isoform X2 yields MYFLTSNSRLNEQVVDKIILQLNRVYPQILTDAEAEKFRNPKASLQTRLSALLKHLQKKGERHCQEFYRALQINAEQLYNDLPSRKVLKTTDSTEVDTDKEKCMLNDRGKYMPTVSLDGMAFQIKMQFILSCPVFFLACFSVAAGFALFWYCWDSDTKVLGRARRILGFSPIIIGRHVRKICMLYLEDLSRN; encoded by the exons ATGTATTTTCTTACGAGCAACAGCCGACTGAATGAGCAAGTGGTGGATAAAATTATTCTTCAGCTTAATAGAGTCTACCCCCAAATTCTCACCGACGCCGAAGCGGAAAAG TTCAGGAATCCCAAGGCGTCGCTCCAAACCAGGCTCTCAGCTTTGCTAAAGCACCttcaaaagaaaggagagagacacTGTCAGGAGTTTTACAGGGCTCTGCAGATCAATGCCGAACAGCTGTATAACGACCTGCCAAGCAGGAAAGTCTTAA aaaCCACAGATTCCACAGAGGTAGACACTGACAAGGAGAAATGTATGCTAAATGACAGGGGTAAATACATGCCTACCGTGTCACTGGATGGAATGGCTTTTCAGATTaagatgcaatttattttatcat gtCCAGtgtttttccttgcttgttttaGCGTTGCTGCAGGATTTGCCTTATTTTGGTACTGCTGGGACTCAG ATACCAAAGTCCTAGGAAGAGCCAGGAGAATCTTGGGCTTTTCTCCTATTATCATAGGAAGACATGTTCGAAAGATTTGTATGTTGTATTTGGAAGACTTATCAAGGAATTAA
- the CARD19 gene encoding caspase recruitment domain-containing protein 19 isoform X9 — protein MADQSYCVRLQHDMYFLTSNSRLNEQVVDKIILQLNRVYPQILTDAEAEKFRNPKASLQTRLSALLKHLQKKGERHCQEFYRALQINAEQLYNDLPSRKVLKTTDSTEVDTDKEKCMLNDRGKYMPTVSLDGMAFQIKMQFILSCPVFFLACFSVAAGFALFWYCWDSDTKVLGRARRILGFSPIIIGRHVRKICMLYLEDLSRN, from the exons ATCAGTCGTACTGTGTTCGGCTGCAACACGACATGTATTTTCTTACGAGCAACAGCCGACTGAATGAGCAAGTGGTGGATAAAATTATTCTTCAGCTTAATAGAGTCTACCCCCAAATTCTCACCGACGCCGAAGCGGAAAAG TTCAGGAATCCCAAGGCGTCGCTCCAAACCAGGCTCTCAGCTTTGCTAAAGCACCttcaaaagaaaggagagagacacTGTCAGGAGTTTTACAGGGCTCTGCAGATCAATGCCGAACAGCTGTATAACGACCTGCCAAGCAGGAAAGTCTTAA aaaCCACAGATTCCACAGAGGTAGACACTGACAAGGAGAAATGTATGCTAAATGACAGGGGTAAATACATGCCTACCGTGTCACTGGATGGAATGGCTTTTCAGATTaagatgcaatttattttatcat gtCCAGtgtttttccttgcttgttttaGCGTTGCTGCAGGATTTGCCTTATTTTGGTACTGCTGGGACTCAG ATACCAAAGTCCTAGGAAGAGCCAGGAGAATCTTGGGCTTTTCTCCTATTATCATAGGAAGACATGTTCGAAAGATTTGTATGTTGTATTTGGAAGACTTATCAAGGAATTAA
- the CARD19 gene encoding caspase recruitment domain-containing protein 19 isoform X6: MADQSYCVRLQHDMYFLTSNSRLNEQVVDKIILQLNRVYPQILTDAEAEKFRNPKASLQTRLSALLKHLQKKGERHCQEFYRALQINAEQLYNDLPSRKVLKTTDSTEVDTDKEKCPVFFLACFSVAAGFALFWYCWDSDTKVLGRARRILGFSPIIIGRHVRKICMLYLEDLSRN, translated from the exons ATCAGTCGTACTGTGTTCGGCTGCAACACGACATGTATTTTCTTACGAGCAACAGCCGACTGAATGAGCAAGTGGTGGATAAAATTATTCTTCAGCTTAATAGAGTCTACCCCCAAATTCTCACCGACGCCGAAGCGGAAAAG TTCAGGAATCCCAAGGCGTCGCTCCAAACCAGGCTCTCAGCTTTGCTAAAGCACCttcaaaagaaaggagagagacacTGTCAGGAGTTTTACAGGGCTCTGCAGATCAATGCCGAACAGCTGTATAACGACCTGCCAAGCAGGAAAGTCTTAA aaaCCACAGATTCCACAGAGGTAGACACTGACAAGGAGAAAT gtCCAGtgtttttccttgcttgttttaGCGTTGCTGCAGGATTTGCCTTATTTTGGTACTGCTGGGACTCAG ATACCAAAGTCCTAGGAAGAGCCAGGAGAATCTTGGGCTTTTCTCCTATTATCATAGGAAGACATGTTCGAAAGATTTGTATGTTGTATTTGGAAGACTTATCAAGGAATTAA
- the CARD19 gene encoding caspase recruitment domain-containing protein 19 isoform X4, with protein sequence MADQSYCVRLQHDMYFLTSNSRLNEQVVDKIILQLNRVYPQILTDAEAEKFRNPKASLQTRLSALLKHLQKKGERHCQEFYRALQINAEQLYNDLPSRKVLKTTDSTEVDTDKEKCMLNDRGPVFFLACFSVAAGFALFWYCWDSDTKVLGRARRILGFSPIIIGRHVRKICMLYLEDLSRN encoded by the exons ATCAGTCGTACTGTGTTCGGCTGCAACACGACATGTATTTTCTTACGAGCAACAGCCGACTGAATGAGCAAGTGGTGGATAAAATTATTCTTCAGCTTAATAGAGTCTACCCCCAAATTCTCACCGACGCCGAAGCGGAAAAG TTCAGGAATCCCAAGGCGTCGCTCCAAACCAGGCTCTCAGCTTTGCTAAAGCACCttcaaaagaaaggagagagacacTGTCAGGAGTTTTACAGGGCTCTGCAGATCAATGCCGAACAGCTGTATAACGACCTGCCAAGCAGGAAAGTCTTAA aaaCCACAGATTCCACAGAGGTAGACACTGACAAGGAGAAATGTATGCTAAATGACAGGG gtCCAGtgtttttccttgcttgttttaGCGTTGCTGCAGGATTTGCCTTATTTTGGTACTGCTGGGACTCAG ATACCAAAGTCCTAGGAAGAGCCAGGAGAATCTTGGGCTTTTCTCCTATTATCATAGGAAGACATGTTCGAAAGATTTGTATGTTGTATTTGGAAGACTTATCAAGGAATTAA
- the CARD19 gene encoding caspase recruitment domain-containing protein 19 isoform X3, whose protein sequence is MRYKTYQSYCVRLQHDMYFLTSNSRLNEQVVDKIILQLNRVYPQILTDAEAEKFRNPKASLQTRLSALLKHLQKKGERHCQEFYRALQINAEQLYNDLPSRKVLKTTDSTEVDTDKEKCMLNDRGPVFFLACFSVAAGFALFWYCWDSDTKVLGRARRILGFSPIIIGRHVRKICMLYLEDLSRN, encoded by the exons ATCAGTCGTACTGTGTTCGGCTGCAACACGACATGTATTTTCTTACGAGCAACAGCCGACTGAATGAGCAAGTGGTGGATAAAATTATTCTTCAGCTTAATAGAGTCTACCCCCAAATTCTCACCGACGCCGAAGCGGAAAAG TTCAGGAATCCCAAGGCGTCGCTCCAAACCAGGCTCTCAGCTTTGCTAAAGCACCttcaaaagaaaggagagagacacTGTCAGGAGTTTTACAGGGCTCTGCAGATCAATGCCGAACAGCTGTATAACGACCTGCCAAGCAGGAAAGTCTTAA aaaCCACAGATTCCACAGAGGTAGACACTGACAAGGAGAAATGTATGCTAAATGACAGGG gtCCAGtgtttttccttgcttgttttaGCGTTGCTGCAGGATTTGCCTTATTTTGGTACTGCTGGGACTCAG ATACCAAAGTCCTAGGAAGAGCCAGGAGAATCTTGGGCTTTTCTCCTATTATCATAGGAAGACATGTTCGAAAGATTTGTATGTTGTATTTGGAAGACTTATCAAGGAATTAA